The Primulina tabacum isolate GXHZ01 chromosome 16, ASM2559414v2, whole genome shotgun sequence genome window below encodes:
- the LOC142528739 gene encoding putative inactive histone-lysine N-methyltransferase SUVR2 isoform X1, which produces MSKETKEKVANAFRAMKSIGISEDKVKPVLKSLLKLFDKNWTLIEEENYRALADAIFERDEVEAAECSRKILNTEAAEHPKKIVNGEKEDCLEEETQASEEPERPLKRLRHRNRDGQTSSSSTSNINVPKTPLVKPKEEPDELHQDHFPKANGSHGTVDPVDTCQSLGSNKQEQHTSAKSLIVNEKFDPCQLGDIGRIQQNTSLGTERRSPSHPMRLRDRGKGSVSSQSGGKIAVSGSSSDAGCLKDQNNKCGIVLSSLPKQKSNANHTLIKPKDEPIADDAPCPGFPVAKVHPDTLNEGGALSMNGTIADDHPEHSASHTAQRIDATDGNVAANELKNSGAPAKTPADGLGAGCLGFNSVSRSVVQFDSGVPLPNTLPLPPTCTSMDDVTALKKMASLDDCGSNRVSCTEEMNDLSLEVAHQPLVALSTVSSLEVLDIAKGLEKVLITTVNEVNDERPPSFFYIPQNAVFQNAYLNFSLARMGDNNCCGTCSGDCLLLSTPCACAHETGGEFAYTSDGLVKEDFLNECISMNRDPKKHCQFFCKECVLERSKSEDVIEPCKGHLVRKFIKECWWKCGCNILCGNRVVQRGISRKLQVFMISEVKGWGLRTLEDLPKGAFVCEYVGEVLTNAELFDRVLRSPKGEKHSYPVLLDADWGAEEVLKDEEALCLDATYYGNVARFINHRCYDSNMVEIPVEVETPDHHYYHLAFFTTRKVKAMEELTWDYGIDFDDHDHPIKAFHCQCGSKFCRNIKRSSRSRSSRR; this is translated from the exons ATGAGCAAAGAGACAAAAGAAAAGGTTGCAAATGCCTTTCGTGCTATGAAAAGTATTGGGATCTCAGAGGATAAGGTAAAGCCGGTATTGAAAAGTTTGCTAAAGTTGTTTGATAAAAATTGGACGCTTATTGAAGAGGAAAACTATCGAGCCCTTGCTGATGCTATTTTTGAGAGAGATGAAGTAGAG GCTGCAGAGTGCTCTAGGAAGATCTTGAATACCGAA GCCGCAGAGCATCCGAAGAAGATTGTGAATGGTGAA AAAGAGGATTGCTTGGAGGAAGAAACTCAGGCTTCTGAAGAGCCTGAACGGCCTTTAAAAAGACTGCGACATAGAAATCGAGATGGTCAAACTTCCTCCTCAAGTACTTCTAATATTAATGTACCCAAAACTCCACTTGTCAAGCCAAAAGAAGAACCAGATGAACTACATCAAGACCATTTTCCAAAGGCAAATGGTTCACACGGTACAGTGGATCCAGTTGACACATGTCAATCACTTGGTTCCAATAAACAAGAGCAACATACTTCTGCCAAATCCTTGATTGTCAATGAGAAATTTGATCCCTGCCAGCTCGGTGACATAGGCAGAATTCAGCAAAATACCTCGTTGGGAACAGAAAGGAGATCACCTTCTCATCCAATGAGGCTGAGAGACAGAGGAAAGGGATCTGTCTCTTCGCAATCGGGGGGGAAGATTGCAGTTTCTGGAAGTTCATCTGATGCTGGATGCCTAAAAGACCAAAATAATAAGTGTGGCATTGTTTTATCATCCTTGCCTAAACAAAAGAGCAATGCCAATCATACTCTGATTAAGCCTAAAGATGAGCCAATCGCTGATGACGCTCCATGTCCAGGGTTTCCTGTGGCCAAGGTCCATCCAG ATACATTGAATGAAGGAGGTGCTTTGAGTATGAATGGCACCATTGCAGATGACCACCCTGAACATTCAGCATCCCATACTGCTCAAAGAATAGACGCCACCGATGGGAATGTTGCTGCAAATGAACTGAAAAACAGTGGAGCACCGGCAAAGACCCCAG CAGATGGCCTAGGTGCTGGATGCTTGGGTTTTAATTCTGTTAGTCGATCAGTTGTTCAGTTTGATTCCGGCGTGCCTCTTCCCAATACATTGCCACTTCCTCCAACTTGCACTAGCATGGATGATGTAACAGCCCTAAAGAAGATGGCAAGTCTTGATGACTGTGGATCAAACAGAGTGAGCTGTACTGAAGAAATGAATGATTTGAGCTTGGAGGTTGCCCATCAGCCGCTAGTGGCTCTAAGCACTGTCAGCTCACTTGAGGTTTTGGATATTGCCAAGGGACTCGAAAAAGTTTTAATCACAACAGTGAATGAAGTCAATGATGAGCGTCCTCCATCTTTCTTTTACATACCCCAAAATGCAGTTTTTCAAAATGCATATCTGAATTTCTCTCTAGCACGTATGGGAGATAACAACTGTTGTGGTACTTGTTCTGGGGATTGTCTGTTGTTATCCACTCCCTGTGCCTGTGCACATGAAACTGGAGGTGAATTTGCATACACTTCCGATGGCCTTGTTAAAGAGGATTTTCTTAATGAGTGTATTTCCATGAATCGTGATCCGAAGAAGCACTGCCAGTTTTTCTGTAAGGAATGCGTTCTTGAAAGATCAAAAAGTGAAGATGTCATTGAACCTTGCAAAGGGCATCTAGTGAGGAAGTTCATCAAAGAATGTTGGTGGAAATGTGGCTGCAATATACTGTGTGGAAATCGAGTTGTACAGAGAGGAATAAGTCGCAAATTACAG GTGTTtatgatatctgaagttaaGGGGTGGGGTCTACGTACACTGGAGGACCTACCAAAAGGTGCATTTGTTTGTGAGTATGTTGGAGAAGTTTTAACGAATGCAGAGCTCTTTGATCGTGTTTTACGTAGTCCTAAAGGGGAGAAACATTCATACCCTGTTCTTCTTGATGCTGATTGGGGTGCAGAAGAAGTACTCAAAGACGAAGAAGCTCTTTGTTTGGATGCTACTTACTATGGAAATGTTGCAAGGTTTATCAATCACAG ATGTTATGACTCGAACATGGTTGAGATACCTGTGGAAGTGGAGACTCCTGATCACCACTATTATCAC CTTGCATTCTTTACTACAAGAAAAGTGAAAGCAATGGAAGAACTTACTTGG GATTATGGTATTGATTTTGATGACCATGACCATCCTATAAAGGCATTTCATTGTCAATGCGGCAGCAAGTTTTGCCGCAACATAAAACGCTCAAGTA GGTCTAGATCTTCGAGAAGATGA
- the LOC142528739 gene encoding putative inactive histone-lysine N-methyltransferase SUVR2 isoform X3, producing MSKETKEKVANAFRAMKSIGISEDKVKPVLKSLLKLFDKNWTLIEEENYRALADAIFERDEVEAAECSRKILNTEAAEHPKKIVNGEKEDCLEEETQASEEPERPLKRLRHRNRDGQTSSSSTSNINVPKTPLVKPKEEPDELHQDHFPKANGSHGTVDPVDTCQSLGSNKQEQHTSAKSLIVNEKFDPCQLGDIGRIQQNTSLGTERRSPSHPMRLRDRGKGSVSSQSGGKIAVSGSSSDAGCLKDQNNKCGIVLSSLPKQKSNANHTLIKPKDEPIADDAPCPGFPVAKVHPDTLNEGGALSMNGTIADDHPEHSASHTAQRIDATDGNVAANELKNSGAPAKTPGAGCLGFNSVSRSVVQFDSGVPLPNTLPLPPTCTSMDDVTALKKMASLDDCGSNRVSCTEEMNDLSLEVAHQPLVALSTVSSLEVLDIAKGLEKVLITTVNEVNDERPPSFFYIPQNAVFQNAYLNFSLARMGDNNCCGTCSGDCLLLSTPCACAHETGGEFAYTSDGLVKEDFLNECISMNRDPKKHCQFFCKECVLERSKSEDVIEPCKGHLVRKFIKECWWKCGCNILCGNRVVQRGISRKLQVFMISEVKGWGLRTLEDLPKGAFVCEYVGEVLTNAELFDRVLRSPKGEKHSYPVLLDADWGAEEVLKDEEALCLDATYYGNVARFINHRCYDSNMVEIPVEVETPDHHYYHLAFFTTRKVKAMEELTWDYGIDFDDHDHPIKAFHCQCGSKFCRNIKRSSRSRSSRR from the exons ATGAGCAAAGAGACAAAAGAAAAGGTTGCAAATGCCTTTCGTGCTATGAAAAGTATTGGGATCTCAGAGGATAAGGTAAAGCCGGTATTGAAAAGTTTGCTAAAGTTGTTTGATAAAAATTGGACGCTTATTGAAGAGGAAAACTATCGAGCCCTTGCTGATGCTATTTTTGAGAGAGATGAAGTAGAG GCTGCAGAGTGCTCTAGGAAGATCTTGAATACCGAA GCCGCAGAGCATCCGAAGAAGATTGTGAATGGTGAA AAAGAGGATTGCTTGGAGGAAGAAACTCAGGCTTCTGAAGAGCCTGAACGGCCTTTAAAAAGACTGCGACATAGAAATCGAGATGGTCAAACTTCCTCCTCAAGTACTTCTAATATTAATGTACCCAAAACTCCACTTGTCAAGCCAAAAGAAGAACCAGATGAACTACATCAAGACCATTTTCCAAAGGCAAATGGTTCACACGGTACAGTGGATCCAGTTGACACATGTCAATCACTTGGTTCCAATAAACAAGAGCAACATACTTCTGCCAAATCCTTGATTGTCAATGAGAAATTTGATCCCTGCCAGCTCGGTGACATAGGCAGAATTCAGCAAAATACCTCGTTGGGAACAGAAAGGAGATCACCTTCTCATCCAATGAGGCTGAGAGACAGAGGAAAGGGATCTGTCTCTTCGCAATCGGGGGGGAAGATTGCAGTTTCTGGAAGTTCATCTGATGCTGGATGCCTAAAAGACCAAAATAATAAGTGTGGCATTGTTTTATCATCCTTGCCTAAACAAAAGAGCAATGCCAATCATACTCTGATTAAGCCTAAAGATGAGCCAATCGCTGATGACGCTCCATGTCCAGGGTTTCCTGTGGCCAAGGTCCATCCAG ATACATTGAATGAAGGAGGTGCTTTGAGTATGAATGGCACCATTGCAGATGACCACCCTGAACATTCAGCATCCCATACTGCTCAAAGAATAGACGCCACCGATGGGAATGTTGCTGCAAATGAACTGAAAAACAGTGGAGCACCGGCAAAGACCCCAG GTGCTGGATGCTTGGGTTTTAATTCTGTTAGTCGATCAGTTGTTCAGTTTGATTCCGGCGTGCCTCTTCCCAATACATTGCCACTTCCTCCAACTTGCACTAGCATGGATGATGTAACAGCCCTAAAGAAGATGGCAAGTCTTGATGACTGTGGATCAAACAGAGTGAGCTGTACTGAAGAAATGAATGATTTGAGCTTGGAGGTTGCCCATCAGCCGCTAGTGGCTCTAAGCACTGTCAGCTCACTTGAGGTTTTGGATATTGCCAAGGGACTCGAAAAAGTTTTAATCACAACAGTGAATGAAGTCAATGATGAGCGTCCTCCATCTTTCTTTTACATACCCCAAAATGCAGTTTTTCAAAATGCATATCTGAATTTCTCTCTAGCACGTATGGGAGATAACAACTGTTGTGGTACTTGTTCTGGGGATTGTCTGTTGTTATCCACTCCCTGTGCCTGTGCACATGAAACTGGAGGTGAATTTGCATACACTTCCGATGGCCTTGTTAAAGAGGATTTTCTTAATGAGTGTATTTCCATGAATCGTGATCCGAAGAAGCACTGCCAGTTTTTCTGTAAGGAATGCGTTCTTGAAAGATCAAAAAGTGAAGATGTCATTGAACCTTGCAAAGGGCATCTAGTGAGGAAGTTCATCAAAGAATGTTGGTGGAAATGTGGCTGCAATATACTGTGTGGAAATCGAGTTGTACAGAGAGGAATAAGTCGCAAATTACAG GTGTTtatgatatctgaagttaaGGGGTGGGGTCTACGTACACTGGAGGACCTACCAAAAGGTGCATTTGTTTGTGAGTATGTTGGAGAAGTTTTAACGAATGCAGAGCTCTTTGATCGTGTTTTACGTAGTCCTAAAGGGGAGAAACATTCATACCCTGTTCTTCTTGATGCTGATTGGGGTGCAGAAGAAGTACTCAAAGACGAAGAAGCTCTTTGTTTGGATGCTACTTACTATGGAAATGTTGCAAGGTTTATCAATCACAG ATGTTATGACTCGAACATGGTTGAGATACCTGTGGAAGTGGAGACTCCTGATCACCACTATTATCAC CTTGCATTCTTTACTACAAGAAAAGTGAAAGCAATGGAAGAACTTACTTGG GATTATGGTATTGATTTTGATGACCATGACCATCCTATAAAGGCATTTCATTGTCAATGCGGCAGCAAGTTTTGCCGCAACATAAAACGCTCAAGTA GGTCTAGATCTTCGAGAAGATGA
- the LOC142528689 gene encoding LOW QUALITY PROTEIN: pre-mRNA-processing factor 39-1-like (The sequence of the model RefSeq protein was modified relative to this genomic sequence to represent the inferred CDS: inserted 1 base in 1 codon) has product MGDSEFVVAWTSAVTGYSSIDNHDLSETTSAPDADTSTVQTTENVNVPENLPYSEGILDSPILPNEAHGSNFDVATGYGSSINGVNGAEDATKANVMEYGITSNAGLSAEEERLWSIVKANSLDFNAWTFLIEETERVAEGDILKIQKVYDAFLTEFPLCYGYWKKYADHEARLISMDKVVEVYERAVHSVTYSVDMWLHYCVFAVGTYGDPDAIRRLFERALEYVGSDYLCFPLWDKFIEYEISQQDWPRIATLYTRVLGVPNQQLDRYFEGFKELVANRPLSELRTAEEAAATTFRNSETNSEENEGEIPTGALEQSFKPLNANLKDAEELEKYISIREEIYKRAKEFDFKIIGFETAXRRPYFHVRPLNAAELENWHDYLDFVEGEDEFNKIVKLYERCLIACANYPEYWIRYVLCMEASGNMELADNALTRATQVFVKRQPEIHIFVARFREKRGDISGARASYQLVHTGISPGLQEAIIKHANMEHRLGNLEDACSLYEQAIAIEKGKEHSLTLPLLFAQYSRFMFLVCGKVDKAREILDQGLEIAQLSKPLLEALIHLESIQALPKRIDYLDSLVDKFIVPNPTSPSVASVGEREEISSIFLEFLDLFGDAQSIKKADDRHTKLFLPHKSVAESKKRYAEDYLFSDKTKLAKSLVSPSAPSAMGTYTSTPNLWAAGYGLQPQAWPQASQAQAQQWTPGYPQQGAYGTSYTHPQIPTSQSAAYGAYPLTYPTQAYAQPATNVALPADQQPAAAPSTYYGTYY; this is encoded by the exons ATGGGAGACAGCGAGTTTGTGGTGGCATGGACATCTGCTGTTACTGGTTATTCTTCTATAGATAACCATGATCTGAGTGAAACCACTTCTGCACCGGATGCTGATACTTCCACTGTTCAAACTACTGAAAACGTGAATGTTCCAGAGAATCTGCCTTATTCGGAAGGCATACTTGATTCGCCCATCCTTCCAAATGAAGCTCATGGTTCCAATTTCGATGTTG CTACTGGCTATGGTTCTTCTATTAATGGTGTTAATGGAGCAGAGGATGCGACAAAAGCTAATGTCATGGAATACGGGATCACCTCAAATGCTG GTCTGAGTGCAGAAGAAGAAAGACTGTGGAGCATTGTGAAGGCTAATTCCTTGGACTTTAATGCTTGGACTTTCCTGATTGAAGAGACAGAGAGAGTAGCAGAG GGAGATATTTTGAAGATTCAAAAAGTTTATGATGCTTTTTTAACGGAATTTCCTCTCTGCTATGGTTACTGGAAGAAGTATGCAGATCATGAGGCACGCCTAATCTCAATGGACAAAGTTGTGGAGGTTTATGAACGAGCTGTTCATAGCGTAACCTACTCTGTTGACATGTGGTTGCACTATTGTGTATTTGCAGTTGGCACTTACGGAGATCCAGATGCTATCAGAAG GTTATTTGAAAGAGCTTTAGAGTATGTTGGGAGTGATTATTTATGCTTTCCTCTTTGGGACAAATTCATTGAGTATGAAATTTCTCAACAAGATTGGCCTCGTATTGCAACATTATACACACGGGTGTTAGGAGTTCCAAATCAGCAGCTGGATCGCTATTTTGAAGG TTTTAAAGAGTTGGTTGCCAATAGGCCTCTATCAGAGTTGAGAACAGCTGAGGAAGCTGCTGCCACGACTTTTAGAAATTCAGAAACTAATAGTGAAGAAAACGAAGGAGAGATACCCACTGGTGCTTTGGAACAGTCTTTTAAGCCTCTTAATGCAAACTTAAAAGATGCCGAGGAGTTGGAGAAGTACATATCCATTAGGGAAGAGATATATAAGAGGgctaaagagtttgattttaagATCATTGGTTTCGAAACAG ATAGGAGGCCCTACTTTCATGTACGGCCCCTAAATGCTGCAGAGCTCGAAAACTGGCATGACTATCTTGATTTTGTTGAAGGCGAAGATGAATTCAATAAG ATTGTCAAGCTATATGAAAGATGTCTTATAGCATGTGCCAATTATCCTGAATACTGGATACGGTATGTTTTGTGTATGGAAGCTAGTGGCAATATGGAGCTTGCTGATAATGCCCTTACTCGTGCTACTCAGGTTTTCGTGAAG AGGCAACCGGAGATCCATATTTTTGTTGCACGATTTAGAGAAAAGCGTGGTGACATATCTGGAGCTCGAGCTTCATATCAACTTGTGCACACTGGGATTTCACCTGGACTTCAAGAAGCAATAATTAAGCATGCAAACATGGAGCACCGCCTT GGAAACCTAGAAGATGCTTGTTCTTTATATGAGCAGGCAATTGCGATCGAGAAAGGAAAGGAACACTCACTGACTTTACCTTTGTTATTTGCTCAGTACTCACGGTTTATGTTCCTG GTTTGTGGAAAAGTGGATAAGGCGAGGGAAATTCTTGATCAAGGGTTGGAGATTGCGCAATTGTCAAAGCCCCTTTTGGAG GCATTGATCCACTTAGAATCAATTCAGGCACTTCCAAAGCGAATTGATTACTTGGATTCCTTGgttgataaattcatagtgCCGAATCCCACCAGCCCTAGTGTTGCAAGTGTTGGGGAAAGAGAGGAGATTTCGAGCATTTTCTTGGAG TTCTTGGATCTTTTTGGAGATGCACAATCCATAAAGAAGGCTGATGATAGACATACAAAACTGTTTTTGCCCCACAAGAGCGTAGCTGAGTCGAAGAAGCGCTATGCAGAGGATTATTTATTCTCAGACAAAACTAAACTCGCAAAATCACTTGTTTCACCATCTGCCCCTTCAGCAATGGGCACGTATACCAGCACACCGAATCTGTGGGCAGCAGGTTATGGTTTGCAGCCTCAGGCTTGGCCTCAAGCCTCACAAGCTCAGGCACAACAGTGGACTCCTGGCTATCCACAACAG GGTGCTTACGGAACGAGTTACACGCACCCACAAATACCGACATCCCAAAGTGCTGCATATGGAGCATATCCTCTTACTTATCCAACACAG GCTTATGCGCAGCCGGCAACAAATGTAGCATTGCCTGCAGACCAACAACCGGCTGCGGCTCCATCCACATATTACGGCACTTACTATTGA
- the LOC142528739 gene encoding putative inactive histone-lysine N-methyltransferase SUVR2 isoform X2 codes for MSKETKEKVANAFRAMKSIGISEDKVKPVLKSLLKLFDKNWTLIEEENYRALADAIFERDEVEAAECSRKILNTEAAEHPKKIVNGEKEDCLEEETQASEEPERPLKRLRHRNRDGQTSSSSTSNINVPKTPLVKPKEEPDELHQDHFPKANGSHGTVDPVDTCQSLGSNKQEQHTSAKSLIVNEKFDPCQLGDIGRIQQNTSLGTERRSPSHPMRLRDRGKGSVSSQSGGKIAVSGSSSDAGCLKDQNNKCGIVLSSLPKQKSNANHTLIKPKDEPIADDAPCPGFPVAKVHPDTLNEGGALSMNGTIADDHPEHSASHTAQRIDATDGNVAANELKNSGAPAKTPDGLGAGCLGFNSVSRSVVQFDSGVPLPNTLPLPPTCTSMDDVTALKKMASLDDCGSNRVSCTEEMNDLSLEVAHQPLVALSTVSSLEVLDIAKGLEKVLITTVNEVNDERPPSFFYIPQNAVFQNAYLNFSLARMGDNNCCGTCSGDCLLLSTPCACAHETGGEFAYTSDGLVKEDFLNECISMNRDPKKHCQFFCKECVLERSKSEDVIEPCKGHLVRKFIKECWWKCGCNILCGNRVVQRGISRKLQVFMISEVKGWGLRTLEDLPKGAFVCEYVGEVLTNAELFDRVLRSPKGEKHSYPVLLDADWGAEEVLKDEEALCLDATYYGNVARFINHRCYDSNMVEIPVEVETPDHHYYHLAFFTTRKVKAMEELTWDYGIDFDDHDHPIKAFHCQCGSKFCRNIKRSSRSRSSRR; via the exons ATGAGCAAAGAGACAAAAGAAAAGGTTGCAAATGCCTTTCGTGCTATGAAAAGTATTGGGATCTCAGAGGATAAGGTAAAGCCGGTATTGAAAAGTTTGCTAAAGTTGTTTGATAAAAATTGGACGCTTATTGAAGAGGAAAACTATCGAGCCCTTGCTGATGCTATTTTTGAGAGAGATGAAGTAGAG GCTGCAGAGTGCTCTAGGAAGATCTTGAATACCGAA GCCGCAGAGCATCCGAAGAAGATTGTGAATGGTGAA AAAGAGGATTGCTTGGAGGAAGAAACTCAGGCTTCTGAAGAGCCTGAACGGCCTTTAAAAAGACTGCGACATAGAAATCGAGATGGTCAAACTTCCTCCTCAAGTACTTCTAATATTAATGTACCCAAAACTCCACTTGTCAAGCCAAAAGAAGAACCAGATGAACTACATCAAGACCATTTTCCAAAGGCAAATGGTTCACACGGTACAGTGGATCCAGTTGACACATGTCAATCACTTGGTTCCAATAAACAAGAGCAACATACTTCTGCCAAATCCTTGATTGTCAATGAGAAATTTGATCCCTGCCAGCTCGGTGACATAGGCAGAATTCAGCAAAATACCTCGTTGGGAACAGAAAGGAGATCACCTTCTCATCCAATGAGGCTGAGAGACAGAGGAAAGGGATCTGTCTCTTCGCAATCGGGGGGGAAGATTGCAGTTTCTGGAAGTTCATCTGATGCTGGATGCCTAAAAGACCAAAATAATAAGTGTGGCATTGTTTTATCATCCTTGCCTAAACAAAAGAGCAATGCCAATCATACTCTGATTAAGCCTAAAGATGAGCCAATCGCTGATGACGCTCCATGTCCAGGGTTTCCTGTGGCCAAGGTCCATCCAG ATACATTGAATGAAGGAGGTGCTTTGAGTATGAATGGCACCATTGCAGATGACCACCCTGAACATTCAGCATCCCATACTGCTCAAAGAATAGACGCCACCGATGGGAATGTTGCTGCAAATGAACTGAAAAACAGTGGAGCACCGGCAAAGACCCCAG ATGGCCTAGGTGCTGGATGCTTGGGTTTTAATTCTGTTAGTCGATCAGTTGTTCAGTTTGATTCCGGCGTGCCTCTTCCCAATACATTGCCACTTCCTCCAACTTGCACTAGCATGGATGATGTAACAGCCCTAAAGAAGATGGCAAGTCTTGATGACTGTGGATCAAACAGAGTGAGCTGTACTGAAGAAATGAATGATTTGAGCTTGGAGGTTGCCCATCAGCCGCTAGTGGCTCTAAGCACTGTCAGCTCACTTGAGGTTTTGGATATTGCCAAGGGACTCGAAAAAGTTTTAATCACAACAGTGAATGAAGTCAATGATGAGCGTCCTCCATCTTTCTTTTACATACCCCAAAATGCAGTTTTTCAAAATGCATATCTGAATTTCTCTCTAGCACGTATGGGAGATAACAACTGTTGTGGTACTTGTTCTGGGGATTGTCTGTTGTTATCCACTCCCTGTGCCTGTGCACATGAAACTGGAGGTGAATTTGCATACACTTCCGATGGCCTTGTTAAAGAGGATTTTCTTAATGAGTGTATTTCCATGAATCGTGATCCGAAGAAGCACTGCCAGTTTTTCTGTAAGGAATGCGTTCTTGAAAGATCAAAAAGTGAAGATGTCATTGAACCTTGCAAAGGGCATCTAGTGAGGAAGTTCATCAAAGAATGTTGGTGGAAATGTGGCTGCAATATACTGTGTGGAAATCGAGTTGTACAGAGAGGAATAAGTCGCAAATTACAG GTGTTtatgatatctgaagttaaGGGGTGGGGTCTACGTACACTGGAGGACCTACCAAAAGGTGCATTTGTTTGTGAGTATGTTGGAGAAGTTTTAACGAATGCAGAGCTCTTTGATCGTGTTTTACGTAGTCCTAAAGGGGAGAAACATTCATACCCTGTTCTTCTTGATGCTGATTGGGGTGCAGAAGAAGTACTCAAAGACGAAGAAGCTCTTTGTTTGGATGCTACTTACTATGGAAATGTTGCAAGGTTTATCAATCACAG ATGTTATGACTCGAACATGGTTGAGATACCTGTGGAAGTGGAGACTCCTGATCACCACTATTATCAC CTTGCATTCTTTACTACAAGAAAAGTGAAAGCAATGGAAGAACTTACTTGG GATTATGGTATTGATTTTGATGACCATGACCATCCTATAAAGGCATTTCATTGTCAATGCGGCAGCAAGTTTTGCCGCAACATAAAACGCTCAAGTA GGTCTAGATCTTCGAGAAGATGA